One region of Ignavibacteriota bacterium genomic DNA includes:
- a CDS encoding ABC transporter permease, protein MLTLIRYELLKTFRKLRTYIGFGLILVLVPIAYWGMSLGGDDMVRDMTRGLQKDFLFVGSLFNGWFVANLMMNTLFVHIPFLIVLVAGDILAGEATGGTLRILLTRPPGRTRLFVVKTASTVIYTLSLVFFLGGFSIVLGLLLFGSGDLLWFSQEGIAIYPAAGVVWRFILAYVLAAWAMCSVAALALLFSSFVENAIGPIVGSMAVVILFLILGNLPFEFFEGLRPYLFTTYMDVWERAFGDPIEWDVIARKTAMLGIFFALFTGAAWAIFRRKDVLS, encoded by the coding sequence ATGCTCACGCTCATTCGATACGAACTGCTCAAGACCTTCCGCAAGCTCCGCACCTACATCGGTTTCGGCCTGATCCTCGTGCTCGTGCCGATCGCGTACTGGGGCATGTCGCTTGGCGGCGACGACATGGTGCGCGACATGACACGCGGCCTGCAGAAGGACTTCCTCTTCGTCGGATCCCTTTTCAACGGCTGGTTTGTCGCGAACCTGATGATGAACACGCTCTTTGTGCACATCCCCTTCCTGATCGTGCTGGTCGCGGGCGACATCCTGGCGGGCGAGGCCACGGGAGGCACGCTGCGCATCCTGCTGACGCGGCCGCCGGGACGCACGCGCCTGTTCGTCGTAAAAACCGCGAGCACCGTGATCTACACGCTCTCACTCGTCTTTTTCCTGGGCGGCTTCAGCATCGTGCTGGGCCTGCTGCTTTTCGGCAGCGGCGACCTGCTCTGGTTCTCGCAGGAAGGCATCGCGATTTATCCCGCGGCGGGCGTGGTGTGGCGCTTCATCCTCGCGTACGTCCTGGCCGCGTGGGCCATGTGTTCCGTGGCCGCGCTCGCGCTTCTTTTCTCGTCCTTTGTGGAGAATGCGATCGGACCGATCGTCGGCTCGATGGCCGTCGTGATTCTGTTTCTGATTCTCGGCAATCTGCCCTTCGAATTTTTCGAAGGTCTGCGACCGTATCTGTTCACGACATACATGGACGTCTGGGAGCGGGCCTTCGGCGATCCCATCGAATGGGACGTGATCGCGCGCAAGACGGCCATGCTCGGAATCTTTTTCGCCTTGTTCACGGGCGCCGCGTGGGCCATTTTCCGGCGCAAGGATGTTCTCTCCTGA
- a CDS encoding T9SS type A sorting domain-containing protein, protein MNRLMYCAVFLFLAAAAAGAQEIDVTHYSARVTFDLAAKTIDGDAELHITRAANPVVLHLRDLTVSSVTRDGSAQQFVQSDGELRVTLAQTPGPADTVVLRILYGGAPTSESGPSSWGGCFFGATTFCMGVGFYAPYVSTMRHWLPSNDIPSDKATFDVTFVVPEGQVVAGTGLLAETGPVQGGVAYRWVENHQTATYLFTYAISDYVRLTGSWQGIPTEYYVPRRDSAKGVSHFSSIPKMMEAFTRFYGPYPFDKIGYCITPIGSMEHQTMISYASQLFSSSPASSVAAHELAHQWWGDWVTPRTFAEAWLSEGFATFSEAVWAEHVSGRATYDTRRQTFASNYLRYDASQEGVHPLYDFPRTPPMSNYPSTIYNKGAAVLVMLRYVMGDSAFFRGMRGFGAGHAYGNAGTGDFRAAMDRAAGTDLSWFFDQWVYKPGWPKYRVGRYTDSTAAPLRVLVQQYQDTTKYPVFRMPVDLRITHSGGPAIIERIEVSRGSEVFTFPAIPANTVSNVELDPSNYILKEKTSVVLSAREAPTTRPEGLLLHPVYPQPYTSGQGPTATMTFELREAEALRVEIHDTLGRRVYTRALGDFDAGVHSLTLPLATLVSGHYLLRVSGAAHSGAQQIIVGR, encoded by the coding sequence ATGAACCGTCTTATGTATTGCGCGGTGTTCCTGTTTCTCGCCGCCGCCGCGGCTGGCGCGCAGGAGATTGACGTCACACACTACTCGGCACGGGTGACTTTCGACCTCGCGGCGAAGACCATCGACGGTGACGCGGAATTACACATCACTCGCGCCGCGAATCCCGTGGTGCTGCATCTGCGCGACCTGACCGTGTCGTCGGTGACCCGGGATGGATCAGCGCAGCAGTTCGTTCAAAGCGACGGTGAACTGCGCGTCACACTTGCGCAGACGCCGGGCCCGGCCGACACAGTGGTGTTGCGCATCCTCTACGGCGGCGCGCCGACCAGCGAGTCGGGACCGTCCTCATGGGGCGGCTGTTTCTTCGGCGCAACGACGTTCTGCATGGGTGTCGGATTTTACGCCCCGTACGTTTCGACGATGCGGCACTGGCTTCCGTCGAACGACATACCCTCGGACAAGGCGACCTTCGATGTCACTTTCGTCGTTCCCGAGGGGCAGGTTGTTGCGGGCACCGGCCTGCTCGCGGAAACGGGTCCGGTGCAGGGTGGCGTCGCGTACCGATGGGTCGAGAATCATCAGACGGCGACATACCTCTTCACCTATGCGATAAGCGACTACGTGCGTCTCACAGGATCGTGGCAGGGAATCCCGACGGAGTATTATGTGCCGCGACGCGATTCCGCGAAGGGTGTGTCGCATTTCTCCTCCATTCCGAAAATGATGGAGGCCTTCACGCGGTTCTACGGACCGTATCCGTTCGACAAAATCGGCTACTGCATCACGCCGATCGGATCGATGGAGCACCAGACGATGATCAGCTACGCATCGCAGCTCTTCAGTTCCTCACCCGCCTCCTCCGTCGCGGCGCACGAACTTGCGCATCAATGGTGGGGCGACTGGGTGACACCGCGCACCTTCGCGGAGGCGTGGCTCAGCGAGGGTTTCGCGACTTTCAGCGAGGCGGTCTGGGCCGAGCATGTTTCGGGACGCGCGACCTACGACACACGCCGTCAGACTTTCGCGTCGAACTACCTGCGCTACGATGCGTCTCAGGAGGGTGTACATCCGTTGTACGACTTCCCCCGCACGCCGCCCATGTCGAATTATCCCTCGACGATTTACAACAAGGGCGCAGCGGTGCTCGTGATGCTGCGGTACGTGATGGGCGACAGCGCCTTCTTCCGGGGCATGCGCGGATTCGGCGCAGGACACGCCTATGGCAACGCGGGCACGGGCGATTTCCGCGCCGCGATGGATAGGGCCGCCGGCACGGATCTTTCGTGGTTCTTCGATCAATGGGTGTACAAACCCGGCTGGCCCAAGTACCGTGTCGGGCGTTACACCGACAGCACCGCGGCGCCGCTCCGTGTTCTCGTTCAGCAGTATCAGGACACGACAAAATATCCGGTGTTCCGCATGCCGGTAGATCTTCGCATCACGCACAGCGGCGGGCCCGCGATCATCGAACGCATCGAGGTGAGCCGCGGCTCGGAAGTATTCACCTTCCCCGCCATTCCCGCCAATACCGTGAGCAACGTCGAGCTGGATCCCTCGAATTACATCCTGAAGGAAAAAACATCCGTCGTGCTCAGCGCGCGCGAAGCGCCGACAACACGGCCCGAAGGATTGCTGCTCCACCCTGTCTATCCGCAGCCGTACACGTCGGGTCAGGGACCCACCGCAACAATGACCTTCGAATTGCGCGAAGCCGAGGCGCTGCGTGTGGAGATTCATGACACGCTGGGACGCCGTGTGTACACTCGGGCTTTGGGCGACTTCGATGCGGGTGTACACTCTCTCACACTTCCGCTGGCGACACTTGTCTCGGGCCATTATCTGCTGCGGGTTTCAGGAGCGGCGCACAGCGGTGCACAACAGATCATCGTCGGCAGGTGA